A single region of the Erythrobacter sp. genome encodes:
- a CDS encoding cation:proton antiporter → MPGDTVHDAHSVVATIQPAIALIGLGIGAALVSRAVRLNPIVGYIALGLVIGALGYREAFGGPVVAAMAEAGIMFLLFNLGLHFSLGRIREEAANIFGFGSLQMLVAGGAFIAIFLAMGLAVEFAVIGGFAMGLSSTAVVIGLVRERGQEDCPVGRASQSILIFQDIAAILLLIAAGALGSGGAVLPALGLAGVKALAAFGIAVLFARHLTEPLFRLIGRLGSSEVFTATALFLALAAGWAAGVSGLSLTLGAFLGGMAVADSPWRMMVQAEIEAFRGLFLSFFFISVGLMIDPAVLAANWALVLAAPAGLVAVKCAFNVLAGLANRWSVPGSVQLGFLLGQGSEFALVLFAVPAVAGLVEERMIAVLITAIAISLALTPAISALGRRLAGKLRTGPPDAKLGGDDAPVVLIGLTPAGRAVADALGQEGIGYLAVEADHDRFELARADGYRVQHVNPTDPRSWEALGMGRRAMVVVASGNVAASRALTPLVQERFPGITRVIALPDAAMLDEFAALGMVPVETSGEDGAERLVEAVFKGLGRERRHTASAADEPAAPLAA, encoded by the coding sequence ATGCCGGGCGACACAGTTCACGACGCGCATTCGGTGGTGGCGACGATCCAGCCGGCGATCGCGCTGATCGGGCTCGGCATCGGCGCGGCGCTCGTCTCGCGCGCGGTGCGATTGAATCCGATCGTCGGCTATATCGCGCTGGGCCTCGTCATCGGCGCACTCGGCTATCGCGAGGCGTTCGGCGGGCCGGTCGTCGCGGCCATGGCCGAGGCGGGGATCATGTTCCTGCTATTCAATCTCGGCCTGCATTTCTCGCTCGGGCGGATCCGCGAGGAAGCGGCCAACATCTTCGGCTTCGGCAGCCTGCAGATGCTGGTGGCGGGCGGGGCCTTCATCGCGATCTTCCTCGCGATGGGCTTGGCCGTGGAGTTCGCGGTGATCGGGGGCTTTGCCATGGGCCTGTCCTCGACCGCGGTGGTGATCGGGCTGGTGCGCGAGCGCGGGCAGGAGGATTGCCCGGTGGGGCGGGCCTCGCAGTCGATCCTGATCTTCCAGGACATCGCCGCGATCCTGCTGCTGATCGCCGCGGGCGCTCTGGGAAGCGGCGGGGCGGTGCTGCCTGCGCTGGGCCTTGCGGGCGTCAAGGCGCTTGCCGCCTTCGGTATCGCGGTGCTGTTCGCGCGCCACCTGACCGAGCCGCTGTTCCGCCTGATCGGGCGGCTGGGGTCGAGCGAGGTGTTCACCGCGACCGCGCTGTTCCTCGCGCTCGCGGCGGGCTGGGCGGCGGGGGTTTCGGGCCTGTCGCTGACGCTTGGCGCTTTCCTTGGCGGGATGGCGGTGGCGGATTCGCCGTGGCGGATGATGGTGCAGGCCGAGATCGAGGCGTTTCGCGGGCTGTTCCTGAGTTTCTTCTTCATCTCGGTCGGGCTGATGATCGATCCCGCCGTTCTGGCGGCGAACTGGGCGCTGGTGCTCGCGGCGCCGGCGGGGCTGGTGGCGGTGAAATGCGCGTTCAATGTCCTTGCCGGGCTTGCCAACCGCTGGTCGGTGCCGGGCTCGGTGCAACTCGGTTTCCTGCTCGGCCAGGGAAGCGAATTCGCGCTCGTCCTGTTCGCGGTTCCCGCCGTCGCCGGGCTGGTCGAGGAGCGGATGATCGCGGTCCTCATCACCGCCATCGCGATCAGCCTCGCGCTCACGCCCGCCATTTCGGCGCTGGGCCGCAGGCTGGCGGGCAAGCTGCGCACCGGGCCGCCCGATGCGAAGCTCGGCGGGGACGATGCGCCGGTCGTGCTGATCGGGCTGACCCCGGCGGGGCGCGCGGTCGCGGACGCGCTGGGGCAGGAGGGGATCGGCTATCTCGCGGTCGAGGCCGACCACGACCGTTTCGAGCTGGCGCGGGCCGACGGGTACCGTGTCCAGCACGTCAACCCGACCGACCCAAGGAGCTGGGAAGCGCTCGGCATGGGGCGGCGCGCGATGGTGGTGGTGGCGAGCGGCAACGTCGCTGCCTCGCGCGCGCTCACCCCGCTGGTGCAGGAACGCTTTCCGGGGATCACGCGCGTGATCGCGCTGCCGGACGCGGCCATGCTGGACGAATTCGCCGCGCTCGGCATGGTCCCGGTCGAGACATCGGGCGAGGACGGCGCGGAGCGGCTGGTCGAAGCGGTCTTTAAAGGGCTCGGTCGGGAGCGGCGGCACACGGCGAGCGCAGCGGACGAGCCCGCCGCACCGCTGGCGGCCTGA
- a CDS encoding integration host factor subunit beta, translated as MIRSELLQALHKDNPELRAEEVEQVVDIFFDEIAQRLAEGGRVELRGFGAFSTRERQARTGRNPRTGETVEVPAKRVPYFKAGKEIRKRLNGG; from the coding sequence TGCTGCAGGCACTTCACAAGGACAATCCCGAACTGCGCGCCGAAGAGGTCGAACAGGTGGTCGACATCTTCTTCGACGAGATCGCCCAGCGCCTTGCCGAAGGCGGGCGGGTCGAACTGCGCGGCTTCGGCGCCTTTTCGACGCGCGAAAGGCAGGCCCGCACCGGGCGCAACCCGCGCACCGGCGAAACGGTCGAGGTTCCGGCCAAGCGCGTGCCCTATTTCAAGGCGGGCAAGGAAATCCGGAAACGCCTCAACGGCGGATGA